The nucleotide window GCTCCACCCATGCCGAGGGCACGGGGACCAATGCTATTTAAACTCAAACCATTTGCCCATACTCCAACAGCAAATAGACTTATTACACAAACAAGCACAAGAACTTTTTTCATAGTTCTCCTTTCTTTAATGTAGTTTTTTAGGGTTAACAATTTAGTATAATGCTACACGAAATAAACTTACCCGAAATAAGCAAACGGGAAAATATTTGTAAATTTTTTTAATTATTTTTCTACTATAAGAAAAGGTTTACTCAATAATTCAACGGTTTTTACGTCTAAAGTACGATTTATAAATTTACTTATTTTGGAATAGTTTTTACTTTTCCATTGATTTTATTTGAATATGGCGATTTGTTTTTTCTTACACATATCTTCTATTACTGCAATTACAGCGGATAAATAATTTAGAATCAAAAGGGTAAAAATTGTTTTTGAGATTTTCAGGAGTATTTTTACAAGGATAATTAAAAAAATTATTTAGAATATTTGACAATGAATAATTCCCTCTTTCGAGGAAGTCATTATGAAAAAGAAATCTCAAGGCAAGATAATCAAAGATACTGGTTCTCTTGAAAAGGTTAAAGTAAAGGGATCGTTAGTTGATGATCCCGGTGATTATAAGAAGACACCTGTTCATATTTATTATGAATGGTGTAAAAAATGTGGAATCTGCGTAGCATTTTGCCCTACCGGAACCTTAGCGGAAAGACCCGATGGAGCTCCCTACGTAAAATATCCGGACAAATGTACACATTGCGAAAAATGTGATATGCTATGTCCTGATTACGCCATTACCGGTGCTGCTACAAATGAAAGGGTGGAAAATGTCAACCGTTAAAAAAAATAATTACACAAAAACACCTGTTCTTATGCAGGGAAATGAAGCTGTTGTACAGGGAGCATTGGATGCCGGATTAACTTTTTTCGGTGGATATCCGATAACGCCTTCAACAGAGATTGCAGAAATTCTTTCCGCGGAATTACCTAAGATCGGTGGTAGATTTATTCAGATGGAAGACGAACTTGGCAGCATGGCAAGTATTATCGGTGCAAGTATTGCCGGAAGAAAATCAATGACTGCCACAAGTGGTCCCGGATTTTCGCTTATGCAAGAAAATATCGGTTTTGCAATGATGACGGAAGTACCTTGTGTAGTGGTAAATGTTCAGCGTGGTGGACCGAGTACCGGTTTGCCCACCAGCCCTTCCCAAGGTGATCTAATGCAAGCAAGATGGGGAACTCATGGCGATCACCCCGTAATTGCTTTGTATCCCGATTCGATTTTGGAATGTTACGCATTAACTATTCGCGCCTTTAATCTTGCAGAAAAATATCGAACTCCGGTAATTCTCCTCATGGATGAAGTTCTCGGACATATGCGAGAATCCATCATTCTACCTCCTAAAGATCAATTGAATATCATAAATAGAATTCCTCCTAATGTGCCACCTGAATGGTATCGCCATTATAAAAACAACCCCAAATACATTTCTCCTTTGGCGAATTTTGGAGAAGGATATCGCTTTCATATTACAGGATTAACTCATGATGAAAAAGGATTTCCAACTCAAAAACTTGATGAAATTCAAGCAAAAATGGATAAACTACAAAATAAAATCAAAGATAATCTCGATGATCTTATTCAGATTGAAGATTTTTATATGGAAGACGCAGAAGTTGCTATTTTTGCAGCCGGAATTGTGGCTCGTTCTGCAAAAGAAGCTGTGAAACAAGCAAGAGCAAAAGGTATCAAAGCCGGGCTTGTCAGACCACTTACAATTTGGCCATTTCCTGATCACGACGTTGAAACAATGTTAGAAACTTCAAAATCAATTATTGTTGCCGAACTTAATCAGGGGCAAATGATTAATGAAGTGAAACGAGTAACAAGTCACCTTCCACATAAGAAATTTCATAAATTGCAAAAATATAACGGTGAACTGATAACACCCGAAGAAATCCTCAAAAAAATAACGGAGGTAAAGTGAAATACCATAAAAATATTCCCCAAAAAGTAATACATAGATACCTTCGCCACGACAAAAAATTTCCTCACGTTTGGTGTCCTGGTTGTGGAAACGGAACAGTTCTCGGTGATATACTTCGCGCCATTTATCATCTTGGACTGACAAAAGATGAAATAGTGATGGTTTCAGGAATTGGTTGCTCAAGCAGAATGCCGGTTTATGTAGATTTCAATACGCTTCATACCACTCACGGGCGGGCAATTGCTTTTGCTACCGGAATTAAATTTGCTAATCCCAAACTTAAAACTATAGTCATAACCGGAGACGGCGATGCTACTGCGATCGGTGGAAATCACTTTATTCATGCGTGCAGAAGAAATATTGATATCACCATCATTATTATAAATAATAATATTTATGGAATGACCGGCGGGCAGGCATCTCCCACTACTGCTCCCGGCAAATTTGCCACTACTGCACCTTATGGAGCGATAGAGTCTAATTTTGATATTTGTAATCTCGCCATAGGTGCCGGTGCAAGTTTTGTTGCCCGAACCACTGCTTTTCATACAACAGAAGCCAGAAAATTATTTGAAAAAGCATTTATGAAAAAAGGCTGTTCTGTAATTGACGTTATTACTCAGTGCCCTGTTGCTTACGGAAAAAGAAATAATCTTTCCACCGCTGTTCAGATGTTGAAATGGCAAAAGGAACAAACCATACCCAAAGCTGCTTATGATAAAATCCCTGAAGAAAAAAGAAAAGGTAAAGTGATTCGTGGAATACTTCACGAAGATGATAAAAACGAGTTTACAGCCGAGTATCAAAAACTAATTGAAAAAGTTCAGAAGTAAATTAATAATTAAAGCAACTTTCTACAGGAGAAAAAGTGAAATCTCAAATAAGATTAAGCGGAAGCGGCGGGCAAGGGCTCATCCTTGCTGGAATTATTTTAGCTGAAGCAGCTACATTAAAAGGAAAGCAAGTTCTTCAATCCCAAAGTTATGGTCCCGAATCACGCGGTGGAAAAAGCCGTTCTGATGTTATTATTGACGATAAAACAATCTATTTTGCTCATGCGGTTGATCTGGATATCCTGCTAAGCCTAACTCAAGAAGCAGCGGATGAATATATCCCCATGCTGAAAAATAGCGGTATCTTTATATATGATTCGGAAAACGTCAGAATAAATCCACTTGAAAACGAAGCAATCGGAATTCCATTTTCAAAAATCGCTCTTGATGAACTAAAGACTGTTATGGCAGTTAATATTATTACTCTTGGTTTTATTGCAAAAATTACAAATCTCATAACTCAAAAAGACTTGGAAAACGTAATCACGAAAAAAATTAGGAAAAAATTCGTAGATCTGGATTTGAAGGCAGTTAAACTTGGCTTCAAACTTGGGAAAAAATATTTGGAAGAAGAAAAAAGATAAAAATGGATATGGAAAAGATAGATCATGTTGGTATTGCCGTGAGAAATTTGCAAAGCAGTATCAATATTTATAAATCGCTTGGAATGAAAGTCTCCGATATTGAAGAAATCAAAGAACAGAAAGTAAATGTTGCTTTTATTGATATTGGAAAAAACCGGATAGAATTATTAGAACCTACCTCTCCGGAAAGTGCTATTGCAAAGTTTATCGAAAAAAAAGGGGAAGGAATCCACCATCTTGCTATTCGAGTCAAAAATCTAAAAACAATTTTGGCAGAATATCAAGAGCGTGGGATTCGCCTCATTGATAAAACTCCTCGTGCAGGTTCTCA belongs to Candidatus Cloacimonadota bacterium and includes:
- a CDS encoding 2-oxoacid:acceptor oxidoreductase family protein, which translates into the protein MKSQIRLSGSGGQGLILAGIILAEAATLKGKQVLQSQSYGPESRGGKSRSDVIIDDKTIYFAHAVDLDILLSLTQEAADEYIPMLKNSGIFIYDSENVRINPLENEAIGIPFSKIALDELKTVMAVNIITLGFIAKITNLITQKDLENVITKKIRKKFVDLDLKAVKLGFKLGKKYLEEEKR
- the mce gene encoding methylmalonyl-CoA epimerase; protein product: MEKIDHVGIAVRNLQSSINIYKSLGMKVSDIEEIKEQKVNVAFIDIGKNRIELLEPTSPESAIAKFIEKKGEGIHHLAIRVKNLKTILAEYQERGIRLIDKTPRAGSHGLKIAFVHPKYTDGVLLELCEKA
- a CDS encoding thiamine pyrophosphate-dependent enzyme, giving the protein MKYHKNIPQKVIHRYLRHDKKFPHVWCPGCGNGTVLGDILRAIYHLGLTKDEIVMVSGIGCSSRMPVYVDFNTLHTTHGRAIAFATGIKFANPKLKTIVITGDGDATAIGGNHFIHACRRNIDITIIIINNNIYGMTGGQASPTTAPGKFATTAPYGAIESNFDICNLAIGAGASFVARTTAFHTTEARKLFEKAFMKKGCSVIDVITQCPVAYGKRNNLSTAVQMLKWQKEQTIPKAAYDKIPEEKRKGKVIRGILHEDDKNEFTAEYQKLIEKVQK
- a CDS encoding 2-oxoacid:acceptor oxidoreductase subunit alpha is translated as MSTVKKNNYTKTPVLMQGNEAVVQGALDAGLTFFGGYPITPSTEIAEILSAELPKIGGRFIQMEDELGSMASIIGASIAGRKSMTATSGPGFSLMQENIGFAMMTEVPCVVVNVQRGGPSTGLPTSPSQGDLMQARWGTHGDHPVIALYPDSILECYALTIRAFNLAEKYRTPVILLMDEVLGHMRESIILPPKDQLNIINRIPPNVPPEWYRHYKNNPKYISPLANFGEGYRFHITGLTHDEKGFPTQKLDEIQAKMDKLQNKIKDNLDDLIQIEDFYMEDAEVAIFAAGIVARSAKEAVKQARAKGIKAGLVRPLTIWPFPDHDVETMLETSKSIIVAELNQGQMINEVKRVTSHLPHKKFHKLQKYNGELITPEEILKKITEVK
- a CDS encoding 4Fe-4S binding protein, whose product is MKKKSQGKIIKDTGSLEKVKVKGSLVDDPGDYKKTPVHIYYEWCKKCGICVAFCPTGTLAERPDGAPYVKYPDKCTHCEKCDMLCPDYAITGAATNERVENVNR